The genomic interval CGTACTAGTTCATATTTCGGTCTTAATTTCTTCGCACAAACGACGGTAGGTACAATTACTAGaacatgagttttttttaattaaggcTGTTTGGGATGCGAGAATTTAGAGAGAGATAATTAACTGTATGTGGCATTATGTTAGTTTTAACAAACGAAGGTTATTGATATGTGGAAGGGTAGTTCAGGATAGGACGCATATGGTCCAGGCTAGAGACAGACAGGGCTTTAACTAAACAGGAAGTGGTTTCAGATTTCTGTCTCGTGTTGTCAAATATGCCATGCCTGGGACACAGATTACAAATCCCATGTATGGTAGCTATCACCATCATCACTTTCATTATAGAGCCAATCATCATAGTATAAAGCACATATGTGTTTGGGAAGAATTTAACCGAAGGAATAGCATATAGGAAGGATCATGGGGATGGATGGATTAGTGCATCTGGTCTGTATGCGTTGTCTTTAATCAGTGTACATGAAGATGAAATAATGAGCTAGCTTTGCTTTCGGTGCGCATAATAACACCAAGTGAAACGCGCATTAGGCTTAGCTTAGCTAGAGCCAAACAACAACAgaaatataaagaaaagaaaaaggaaaggaggaggaaatGGAATACAGCAAAGCATGCACCAGCCACAGCCAGCGCATGGGATTACTTGCTCCTTAATTATTTTGCATTGGTTGCCAATAATGGATGaattgcatcatcatcataataatcatatattgTGTACTACTTTACAGGGCAGATAGATAGATGGAATCTATCTATATATGCCATGATCATCATCAACCACaacaactgctgctgctgctgctgctgctgccttgcTCGCTCACTCCATTATCTGATCGATATGAgagttggattggattggatagATGCCCCAACGACCCCCTGCAGGCTGCACCTCACCTCAACTCCCACATGAACAACAATCATCCCAATTAGTTGAGCCTTGCTAGCTATTTCTTAATTCACTAATTGACCGTCGTAAATTAAGAAGCATAGCAATTGGAGTGTAATTAACAACaaacaatattaattaattaatctatgagaTGAGATGTACGTGAAGAAGAAGCAAGAGCGAGCAATCAAAGAATGAATAGAATCGATTCGAATCGAATAGCTAGAGTtttttcatgcatgcatgaatgagTGAATGATGAGCTAGTCGGCTTGCTGCAAGGAGACGagcacgggcggcggcgggaatgGGGAAGGGCGGCGCTtggagcggcggccggggcgggGGCGGACGCGCGGCCTGACAACCTTGGACTCGCCCCACTGCCAGTACATCTGCCGCTCCGCCATGTTCACGTCGCACTCCGGGAACGGCTCCGGGTACCGGTTGGTGTCGTAGCACACCGTGTACAGCATCTGCCGCTGCCGGAACCGCCGCATCGCCAGTCGCTTCCGCGCCGTCATGGTGGCGTAGGAGGCGCTcatcagctcctcctcctcctcggcggcgcaCCTGTCCTGCTCGTCCGCGCTCACGCTGGCGAGGCGGATGTCGGAGCGGGCCCTGCAGCCGCGGAGGACGAGGTCGGAGAAGACGGCGGTGAAGGGCCCGCGCTTGTAGTTGACCTTGTACTTGCCGTTGTCGGTGGCCCAGGTGGAGCCGTCCCAGATGGTGACGTAGAGCGCCATGGGCTTGGAGGGGTAGTCGGCGCCCATGGCCGGGGAGCGCGGCACCTCGCGGATGGGGACGCCGTCGACGTAGAAGACGATGAGGCGGGAGGACCAGAGGATGGAGAAGCGGTGGGCGTCGGCGGTGGGGTCGAACGGCATCAGGTacctctcctcccggccgcGGTCCGTGCTGCCGTTGCCGTACACGTTCGTCTGCATCTTCCACTCGTGCCTGTACCGGTTCCCCAAGAACTCGAAGTCCAGCTCGTCGTGCGTCTTCTCGAACACGTCGCCATTGGAGAGCTGCAAGATCGATTGATTGGTCCATCATCACTTGATCAGCATGCAGctaccagctagctagctatctatgtatatatgcGTACGtagaaggcgacgacgacgccggcggtgTGGTCCTTGGGGAGCTTGATGGAGGCGCTGAAGAAGCCATGGTGGTAGTAGTCGGAGGAGATGAAGCCGGAGCCGGTGTAGCGGTTGAGGGTGATGCTGACGGTGCGCCCGTCCGCCGACTTCTCCATGTTGTCCTCCCCGAAAAGCGGCGAGAACCCCTCCTCGAAGGCGATCGTCGGCACGTCCTCCAGCCCATCCGCCGCGCTCCTCACCGCCACCATGCTCATGCACACCCACAcccacaccgccgccgctgccgccatcgatcgtcgtcgtcgaggatGCATCCTAATTAGGATCGCAGTTgaagatcgatcgagctgaATGTGTGGAGCAATGGAGTGGAGAGTAAAGTTAGGCAAGAAGAGgatcgaagaagaagaagagtaggtgagtggaggaggaggaaaaggaTGGATGCAGAAGAGAAGCAGCTCATCGAACACATCAAATGGAATCCGAATATATATCCTACGTACGTGTCTCTGTGTGATGCATGGAACACgaatatctatctatctatctatacaTAATATTGTAATATTTCTTGAATATATAATCCAACAAACGAcgctatatatattattcctcCAACTTAATAAGGACAATATCACTCTATATGGATAGGCACACTAGAGGTTTGCATTGAGTGTGCGAGGGAAGCAGtagaataataattaatactaataACAACTAGTAATCTAGTTACTTTGTTAATCTGTGAGCTGATGCATGCAAGAacgatatatattatacataataTATTGGTTCAGACAAAATGAATGCTCTCCAGTTACATAATTCTTATCGttttaggtaaaaaaaaggtacgatcaaacttttaaaacttttattattaataattttaaaatatttagcttaaaaacacTAAAACAGCATATACGGACAAGTCATAAAGAGTacttcaataaatatatttttatttttattttaataaaaaatcattgatTTAAAAGAATATATCATTACTCGAAACAACCGGAATTATAGGTAGGAGTAAGTCGCCTATTTCCATTTCAGCGAGTACTGTACCTGATAGGAAGCTCCGAAGCTGGTAGGCACTAGGCGGCACCCACTTGCTAccggattaattaattaattaattaattaattaattagatcatagtattaattatttactgGTGCAATAGTAACATTAATTCTGTCACAGGTTGATGTTCCTTGTAGTAGGTAGTACGAATTAACGAAACGACCAATGTTCTTGATCTTTTTCTCAGGATTATTTCGAGTGGTGCCGTGTATGCAAAATGTCTATGACCATATCGTATCGTTTGATTCAAATCGATCGATGAGAGGAATTAGTAGTGAGTCAATCGATCGCCAGCGAGGCTTCTTAATACATCAATCAATTTTAATCCGTTGTGCAGTCGCCGTCTTTCCTTTATCATCGTTCCCTGTCACGTACTTACGTGTACTACCCAtcagcttagctagctagctcctctGCTTTTCTTTCCaattcataattattatatttattacgAGAAAAATGCATAGTACTATACAGTACGTCATGGTTAATTATTAGCTTAGCACACGGTTTGCCTCTGCTCATCATCGGTAAATCAACAAGGtgaacattaattaattgatctatACAAATCGATATATCCAAGCAGAGACAAGATATATGGTCGAAACACACATCAATCTCTAGCTAGTTATTGCCAATATATATCCTTTCAACCACAGAGTTTAATTAGCATAACGAATTGGATTGTAGCTGGGTTAATCACCTAATAACAGTGTGACCATTTAATTAGTTGGGCAGGTAGATTAAACAGAAGTGCATGCTAGTAGCTACCAAATGTAGTGGCAATTACTTGGATGATCCTTATTAATTCCCTGGCAGAAAGGAAAGCACGCAGTGCAAAGTAAATTGAAAAGAAGGGAGGTTGTTTGATTTGTTGGGTTTaacttaattattattgtgattGACGAGAAAGGGAACCTTACCTACCGTCACGGGCCTCACCTCTCACGTACTACTGACGTGCTCGCTCGCTCACTCATGCAACCAGATAGCTTtgcatatgcttataaatcttaaatttaaatttagattttttatagtagtttatttattttttatagtagtttattttttagtctcgaatttttagatagctaagaacacatatataaaagtttatttacaaatcaattttttatataaatatgttgtcagctttttacatgaaaaaattaaaatataacccATTCACCCCTATGGTATCTTGTTAGCACTAAGGCTAAGTTTTGTTGCCAATTTACTATTGCCTTTTTGCGTGCATGTTTCTGAATtacctaaaatatataaaattatataaagtttatcatattatatttttaagatggacatttgattttataatagttaatttcatcgtttataggattaaataactataaatcGGATATTCTTTCATCGGCCAAGTGGATACAACCTTAagtgtattattattattattattattgtcaaaaTTAATTCGATGGAGGTAAACGAAACGGCTGTTCCAATTCCAGTACCAAACATATAAAAGCTAATTATTAATCTCGCTTGTTCTTGCATTGATCACGACTTGAGAGTTGTTACCCATATATATCTGCAGTTAGTAGCTTGTATACCACGGCTATACTGTATATACTACAAGGACAACATACTTGTTATCTGAACATGGTAGTTAATAATAATATCTCAACCGTTGACGGCAGGGTAGCAAACTGATTATTAACaagctgcagcagctgcttgCTGCTCATCTCATCAGACCACCACATCCACATGAAAGATGACGGAGAGATTATTAGAGTGGttggagaaaagaaaacgtTGCCTGCCAAGGTGCCAATTGTAGTAGAGGACATTCAGACAGAGAGACCAATTTTGGTGTAACATGGGATCGATGATGATCAATGGAATCAGATGGATCCTATATCTCTCTGCGCCTCCATATCGATGCatgtctgtctgtctgtctgtctgtctgtctctTTGTGTGTCTGCTTCATTGTattgcatatgcatatatgcccTGCAGCTATCAGGATGTCCTCTCTGCATTtcattttcatgcatggccCCTACCACTGTCAGGATGTCCTCTCTCTTATCCATCCACGCACCTGGCTTAATTGGCCACCATGTATCTTCATTTTGGTTAAGCATATATCCAGAAATAAAATTACCTGATACATGTAGTGATAATCTTATAACAATACATGTTTCCCCATCATCTATATGTGTATGTAAGGAACAAATGATGAAGTGAACTTGTTATATTGTAGCAAACTAGCTGGCTAGCGAAGTATCATTAAGCTGCATGTGCGATTAGTTCAC from Oryza brachyantha chromosome 3, ObraRS2, whole genome shotgun sequence carries:
- the LOC102720864 gene encoding probable xyloglucan endotransglucosylase/hydrolase protein 30: MHPRRRRSMAAAAAVWVWVCMSMVAVRSAADGLEDVPTIAFEEGFSPLFGEDNMEKSADGRTVSITLNRYTGSGFISSDYYHHGFFSASIKLPKDHTAGVVVAFYLSNGDVFEKTHDELDFEFLGNRYRHEWKMQTNVYGNGSTDRGREERYLMPFDPTADAHRFSILWSSRLIVFYVDGVPIREVPRSPAMGADYPSKPMALYVTIWDGSTWATDNGKYKVNYKRGPFTAVFSDLVLRGCRARSDIRLASVSADEQDRCAAEEEEELMSASYATMTARKRLAMRRFRQRQMLYTVCYDTNRYPEPFPECDVNMAERQMYWQWGESKVVRPRVRPRPGRRSKRRPSPFPPPPVLVSLQQAD